A window of Costertonia aggregata contains these coding sequences:
- a CDS encoding flavohemoglobin expression-modulating QEGLA motif protein — protein MIGERQQSQIERENTDLFEIDANLDRLVKKIELLSYVNPLNIEKAKHQFFTSKYTENPVFRYPKLKFNPYKLHRLFFSQRLERVDNEQIRKLYQDIIYYYSNMVQCIETIGQDRKFYYNSLRVYGSPTEKDVQNAQFILHFADEPMSSDMDKVYSAEDAKTYFENFATQYDFKLNIKFSTHMAADAMVSNASQALLIKRNTKFSENQLLTLANHEIGVHLVTTYNGMQQPLKVFSNGFPKNVETQEGLAVFSEYMSGALTLKRLKELAYRVLASDSLIKGYSFSDTFDLIHNQYKLNRNDAFSITLRAHRGGGFTKDRLYLSGLRKIYKRYLKEKPMDTMLSGKVSLDYESAINQLHTLGLAQKNTYTNTAYRQNLNTNTTLDFILNNLK, from the coding sequence ATGATAGGCGAGCGGCAACAGTCACAGATAGAAAGGGAAAATACCGATTTGTTCGAAATAGATGCGAATCTAGACCGTTTGGTAAAAAAAATAGAATTATTGAGCTATGTGAACCCTTTGAACATTGAAAAGGCCAAACATCAATTTTTCACTTCAAAATATACGGAAAACCCCGTTTTTAGATACCCAAAACTAAAGTTCAATCCCTATAAACTGCACCGTTTATTCTTTTCTCAACGTTTGGAACGTGTAGACAATGAACAGATACGGAAACTGTATCAGGATATCATTTACTACTATTCCAACATGGTACAGTGTATCGAGACCATAGGGCAGGACCGAAAGTTTTATTACAACTCGCTACGGGTATATGGCTCACCCACCGAAAAAGACGTACAGAACGCACAGTTTATCCTTCATTTTGCCGATGAGCCCATGTCCTCGGATATGGATAAGGTGTATAGTGCCGAAGATGCCAAAACCTATTTTGAAAACTTCGCAACACAATATGATTTTAAGCTGAACATCAAGTTCTCTACCCATATGGCCGCGGACGCCATGGTCAGTAACGCTTCACAAGCCTTATTGATTAAACGAAATACAAAGTTCAGTGAAAACCAATTGCTCACTTTGGCCAACCATGAGATCGGGGTGCATTTGGTCACCACCTACAACGGAATGCAACAACCGTTAAAGGTTTTTTCCAACGGATTTCCAAAAAATGTGGAAACCCAAGAAGGCCTTGCGGTCTTTAGTGAATACATGAGCGGGGCGTTGACCCTTAAACGCCTTAAAGAATTGGCTTATAGGGTTTTGGCATCCGATAGTTTAATTAAAGGATATAGCTTCTCTGATACCTTTGATTTGATTCACAACCAATATAAACTCAATCGCAACGATGCCTTTTCCATTACGCTCAGGGCACATAGGGGCGGTGGTTTTACCAAAGATCGCTTATACTTGAGCGGTTTACGTAAAATATATAAACGATACCTTAAAGAAAAGCCTATGGATACCATGCTCTCGGGCAAAGTGTCCTTGGATTATGAAAGTGCCATAAACCAATTACACACTTTAGGATTGGCGCAAAAAAACACCTATACCAATACCGCCTATCGGCAGAACTTGAATACCAATACCACTTTGGATTTTATACTGAACAATTTGAAGTAG
- a CDS encoding N-formylglutamate amidohydrolase, whose protein sequence is MLRLSVDNIISSISSGVPFEAVCEDYSFIVKIERYAPYICAAVHDGHQFRKSLWDNCLHTEYERWYEEDPCTKAMVQSHPILIQGCDSRFEYDLNRNPETAIYTDAWGKQLWKSPLSPEETQLSMLKHNNFYRVVHTLVEKIETIHGKAIVFDMHSYNWKRWDREVPTWNLGTVNIDNDRFGTLAASWNYKLGTMQLPNGIVSTSKINDTFQGNGHFLKYITQNFDNTLVLATEIAKVYCDEYDGTVYPEVVRSVEDQLKELIPLQVKEFQEARV, encoded by the coding sequence ATGCTTAGGTTGTCCGTTGACAATATCATCTCCAGTATTTCCTCTGGTGTGCCCTTTGAAGCGGTATGCGAAGATTATTCCTTTATTGTTAAAATTGAACGGTACGCTCCTTATATATGTGCAGCTGTACATGACGGCCATCAATTCAGAAAGTCGTTATGGGACAATTGTCTGCATACCGAATATGAACGCTGGTATGAAGAAGACCCGTGTACGAAAGCGATGGTGCAATCGCACCCGATACTCATACAGGGCTGTGACAGTAGATTTGAGTACGACTTGAACAGAAATCCCGAGACCGCCATCTATACCGATGCCTGGGGAAAACAATTATGGAAATCACCACTTTCGCCCGAAGAAACCCAATTGAGTATGCTAAAACACAATAACTTCTACAGAGTTGTTCATACCCTTGTCGAAAAAATAGAGACCATTCACGGCAAAGCCATTGTTTTTGATATGCACAGCTACAACTGGAAACGCTGGGACCGGGAAGTCCCTACTTGGAATTTAGGGACTGTAAACATCGATAACGATAGGTTCGGTACTTTGGCCGCATCTTGGAACTACAAGCTGGGTACTATGCAATTACCCAATGGTATTGTATCTACCTCCAAAATAAACGATACGTTTCAAGGCAATGGCCATTTTCTAAAATACATTACCCAAAATTTTGATAATACTTTGGTCTTGGCCACTGAAATCGCCAAGGTATACTGTGATGAATATGATGGCACCGTATATCCGGAAGTGGTACGATCTGTAGAAGACCAATTAAAAGAATTGATACCTTTGCAGGTAAAAGAATTTCAAGAAGCACGGGTATGA
- the gshB gene encoding glutathione synthase yields MNICFLMYPWEEIDPDNDTSLALIHECVKRKHGVALCSPANLTIRNSVTNAFCTVVNRMEKIPGSLKSFYKQATLREEMLPLAGFDVIFFRANPPLDPIMLNFLDSVKDDVFIMNSLQGMREANNKLYTAAFGDSHSNIIPATHVSKNKNYLVRQIKESKSDKMILKPLNGFGGSGVILIEKSAMNNIKSLLDFYITNSDGTSNYVILQEYIEGADQGDVRILLLNGEAIGAMKRVPGSDDHRSNVSAGGSVAKHSLTKHEKALCKQIGPKLVKDGLYFVGIDVIGGKLVEVNVMSPGGITYMNKVYKTKIQSKVIDFVESKVLDKLQAFDRRSRLRNEVDNA; encoded by the coding sequence ATGAATATTTGTTTTTTAATGTATCCCTGGGAAGAAATAGACCCTGATAACGACACCAGTTTGGCGCTGATTCACGAATGCGTAAAACGAAAACACGGGGTCGCCCTCTGCAGCCCGGCAAATCTTACCATACGTAACAGCGTGACCAATGCCTTTTGCACCGTAGTCAATAGAATGGAAAAGATACCCGGTAGTTTAAAATCATTTTACAAACAAGCCACCCTTCGTGAAGAAATGCTGCCCTTGGCAGGGTTTGATGTTATTTTTTTTAGGGCCAATCCGCCCTTAGATCCCATTATGCTTAATTTTTTGGATTCCGTTAAGGACGATGTGTTCATCATGAATTCCCTACAGGGCATGCGTGAAGCCAATAACAAGCTTTACACCGCTGCATTCGGTGACTCCCATAGCAATATCATTCCAGCTACGCACGTATCCAAAAACAAAAATTATTTGGTAAGACAGATCAAGGAATCCAAATCTGACAAGATGATTTTAAAACCCTTGAACGGTTTTGGGGGTTCTGGGGTCATCTTGATCGAAAAATCGGCAATGAACAACATAAAATCATTACTTGATTTTTACATAACCAATTCAGATGGAACATCTAACTATGTCATACTTCAAGAATATATTGAAGGTGCTGACCAAGGTGATGTTCGTATATTATTGTTGAACGGTGAGGCCATTGGTGCCATGAAACGGGTACCGGGTTCGGATGACCATCGCTCCAACGTTTCGGCCGGAGGTTCGGTCGCCAAACACAGTCTTACCAAACACGAAAAAGCACTTTGCAAGCAAATAGGGCCTAAACTGGTCAAAGACGGACTCTATTTTGTGGGTATTGATGTTATCGGCGGTAAACTGGTAGAGGTAAACGTAATGTCGCCAGGAGGCATCACATACATGAACAAGGTGTATAAGACCAAAATACAGTCCAAGGTCATCGATTTTGTAGAAAGTAAGGTGTTGGACAAGTTACAGGCCTTTGACAGGCGCTCACGCTTGCGTAACGAAGTTGACAATGCTTAG
- a CDS encoding dicarboxylate/amino acid:cation symporter, which translates to MRKLELHWKILIGMVLGILFGFGMTQISWGADFVNDWINPLGTIFVKLLKLIAIPLILASLVKGISDLKDISKFRNIGLRTIATYIGTTVVAITIGLLLVNVLKPGNGISNETIAKLTETYSNDGGVTSKLEEASKQKNSGPLQFLEDMVPDNAFSALSDNSLMLQVIFFTIFLGISMLLIGEKRAKPLKDFFDALNDVVLKMVDLIMLTAPVAVFALLANVVVSSGDPDLLFALLKYAGVVVLGLFLMIVFYALVVSGFTKYNPLTFLSKMSPAQLLAFSTSSSAATLPVTMERVEEHIGVDKEVSSFVLPVGATINMDGTSLYQGVAAVFISQALGFDLTFADQLTIVLTALLASIGSAAVPGAGMVMLVIVLESIGFPPDKLAIGLALIFAVDRPLDMCRTVVNVTGDACVSMMVAKSVGKLGKPRIKNWDDHYQEVK; encoded by the coding sequence ATGAGAAAATTGGAACTGCATTGGAAAATCCTGATTGGTATGGTATTGGGCATCTTATTCGGATTTGGAATGACCCAAATAAGCTGGGGGGCTGATTTTGTAAATGATTGGATAAACCCTCTTGGAACAATCTTCGTAAAGCTCTTAAAACTCATTGCCATTCCGTTGATACTCGCTTCACTTGTAAAAGGCATATCGGATTTAAAGGATATTTCAAAGTTCAGAAATATCGGCTTGCGCACCATAGCGACTTATATAGGCACTACCGTAGTAGCTATTACGATTGGGCTTCTTTTGGTAAATGTACTAAAGCCGGGCAACGGTATTTCTAATGAAACCATAGCAAAACTTACGGAGACCTACTCCAACGATGGTGGGGTTACCTCAAAACTTGAGGAAGCATCAAAACAAAAAAATAGCGGCCCGTTACAGTTTTTGGAAGATATGGTACCGGACAATGCCTTTTCGGCACTAAGCGATAACAGTTTAATGTTACAGGTTATATTTTTTACAATATTTCTAGGGATTTCCATGCTTTTGATAGGGGAAAAACGGGCCAAACCCTTAAAGGACTTTTTTGACGCTTTGAACGATGTTGTTTTGAAAATGGTAGATTTGATCATGCTGACCGCTCCAGTAGCGGTTTTTGCCCTTTTAGCTAATGTTGTCGTGTCATCGGGTGATCCAGACCTATTGTTCGCCCTATTGAAATATGCGGGAGTGGTCGTTCTTGGGCTGTTCTTGATGATTGTTTTTTATGCCTTGGTAGTATCCGGTTTTACAAAATACAATCCGTTGACATTTCTTAGTAAGATGAGTCCTGCCCAATTATTGGCGTTTTCGACAAGTTCCAGTGCGGCGACCTTGCCAGTGACCATGGAAAGGGTAGAGGAACATATCGGCGTAGATAAGGAAGTTTCCAGTTTTGTACTTCCAGTTGGGGCAACCATAAACATGGATGGTACGAGTTTATACCAAGGTGTGGCCGCTGTATTCATCTCCCAAGCGCTGGGTTTTGACCTAACGTTCGCCGACCAGCTCACTATCGTTTTGACAGCACTTTTGGCTTCCATAGGTTCTGCCGCAGTGCCAGGCGCAGGTATGGTAATGTTGGTCATTGTGCTGGAATCTATAGGTTTCCCACCCGATAAACTGGCCATAGGACTTGCCTTGATTTTTGCTGTGGATAGACCTTTGGATATGTGCAGAACGGTTGTCAATGTAACAGGTGATGCCTGTGTTTCAATGATGGTGGCAAAATCTGTAGGTAAACTTGGAAAACCCAGGATAAAAAACTGGGACGATCACTACCAAGAAGTAAAATAA
- the aroC gene encoding chorismate synthase — protein sequence MAGNIFGNLFRLTTFGESHGTAIGGVLDGCPSGVTLDLDAIQTELDRRRPGQSAIVTQRKEPDTVEFFSGVFEGKTTGTPIGFAIRNTNQKSHDYSHIKDSYRPSHADYVYDQKYGFRDYRGGGRSSARETASRVVAGAIAKQFLNDVTINAFVSQVGNLKMDKSYKDLDLSLTESNPIRCPDPLTAKKMEDYIKEVRKQGDTIGGIITCVAKNIPVGLGEPVFDKLHAELGKAMLSINAVKGFEYGSGFDGVAMKGSEHNDKFNTDGTTKTNYSGGVQGGISNGMDVYFNVAFKPVATVIQPYDTIDKDGNKVTTQGKGRHDPCVVPRAVPIVEAMTALVLADYTLLNRTIKL from the coding sequence ATGGCAGGCAATATTTTTGGAAACCTTTTTAGACTTACGACTTTCGGAGAATCCCATGGTACTGCCATTGGTGGCGTTTTGGATGGATGCCCTTCGGGGGTTACGTTGGATTTGGATGCGATTCAAACCGAGTTGGATAGGCGCAGGCCTGGCCAGTCAGCTATTGTAACACAACGCAAGGAGCCCGATACCGTAGAGTTTTTCTCAGGTGTTTTTGAAGGTAAAACTACCGGTACGCCTATTGGCTTTGCGATTCGGAATACAAACCAGAAATCACACGATTATTCGCACATAAAAGATTCCTATAGACCCTCCCACGCCGATTATGTGTATGACCAAAAATATGGTTTTCGAGATTATCGTGGTGGCGGTCGAAGTTCAGCACGCGAAACGGCGAGCAGGGTAGTGGCCGGGGCAATAGCCAAACAATTTCTCAACGATGTCACGATAAACGCTTTTGTTTCACAGGTCGGGAACTTGAAAATGGATAAAAGCTATAAAGATCTGGACTTGTCGTTGACCGAATCGAACCCCATACGTTGTCCTGACCCACTAACTGCAAAGAAGATGGAAGACTACATCAAAGAGGTTCGCAAACAAGGGGATACTATTGGTGGCATCATAACCTGTGTGGCCAAAAATATACCTGTCGGTCTTGGGGAGCCGGTTTTTGACAAGCTTCATGCAGAATTGGGCAAGGCCATGCTATCCATCAATGCCGTAAAAGGTTTTGAGTATGGTAGTGGTTTTGATGGAGTTGCGATGAAAGGCAGCGAGCATAATGATAAGTTCAATACAGACGGTACCACAAAAACCAATTATAGCGGCGGCGTACAGGGTGGAATAAGCAATGGGATGGATGTCTACTTTAATGTGGCTTTTAAACCAGTAGCCACGGTAATTCAGCCTTACGATACCATTGATAAGGATGGGAACAAGGTAACGACCCAAGGGAAGGGAAGGCATGACCCCTGTGTAGTGCCCAGAGCGGTACCAATCGTAGAAGCCATGACCGCTTTGGTCCTGGCCGATTATACGTTGTTGAACCGTACAATCAAATTATAA
- a CDS encoding UDP-2,3-diacylglucosamine diphosphatase, with protein sequence MKKRKLEVAVISDVHLGTYECHADELITYLNSIQPAILILNGDIVDESRTAKDYFPPSHIKVLRKLLSMASKGTEMYYITGNHDATLRKFSGTSLGTMKVVDKLVLQIDGKLAWFFHGDIFDVSPQNAKRIARLGSFGYKLLITLNRFGNWLSKKRGKERFSFSKKMEKNTKRDSKYMSDFEQSAIDLAVDKGYDYVVCGHTHQPKKEEHETKNGRCLYLNSGDWVEHLTALEYSFKRWKIYKYNHDKLSPFFADEEIKEMDMKELIATILKKNKPSKDKESID encoded by the coding sequence TTGAAAAAAAGAAAGCTAGAAGTTGCCGTTATATCCGATGTTCACCTAGGCACATATGAATGTCATGCCGATGAGCTCATAACGTATTTGAACAGCATACAACCTGCTATACTCATTTTGAACGGTGATATTGTTGATGAATCACGCACGGCAAAAGATTATTTTCCGCCTTCACATATCAAGGTGCTGCGAAAGTTGTTGAGCATGGCCTCAAAGGGTACTGAAATGTATTATATAACAGGCAATCATGATGCCACTTTACGAAAATTTAGCGGAACTTCATTGGGAACCATGAAAGTGGTGGACAAATTGGTGCTTCAAATTGATGGTAAGCTTGCTTGGTTTTTTCATGGTGATATTTTTGATGTGTCGCCTCAAAACGCAAAACGTATTGCAAGATTGGGCAGTTTTGGCTATAAACTATTGATAACGTTAAACCGTTTCGGGAATTGGTTGTCCAAGAAAAGAGGTAAAGAACGTTTTTCGTTTTCCAAAAAGATGGAAAAAAATACCAAAAGGGATTCAAAATACATGAGCGATTTTGAGCAATCGGCAATAGATCTAGCAGTCGATAAAGGATATGACTATGTAGTATGCGGACACACGCACCAACCCAAAAAAGAAGAACATGAAACCAAGAATGGCCGTTGCCTGTATTTAAATTCAGGAGATTGGGTAGAGCATTTGACGGCACTGGAATATTCTTTTAAGCGCTGGAAAATATACAAGTATAACCATGACAAGTTATCTCCTTTCTTTGCCGATGAGGAAATCAAGGAAATGGACATGAAGGAATTGATTGCTACGATACTAAAGAAGAACAAACCTTCTAAGGACAAAGAATCAATTGATTAA
- a CDS encoding FAD-binding and (Fe-S)-binding domain-containing protein — translation MDKNLLKKLQNDLEGDFKLDTLTKALYATDASVYRKSPLGVAFPKSVNDIKELVRFAGENNIGLIPRTAGTSLAGQCVGDGIVVDVSKHFTQILHLNLEKKQITVQPGVIRDELNQYLEPYGLFFGPNTSTSNRCMIGGMVGNNSSGTTSIQYGVTRDKVVSLKTVLSDGSEADFSALSPTEIAEKSNSKTFESSIYKNIYKELTNKSLQKEILKEFPKPEIHRRNTGYAVDELLKSSVFGGEAPNLNLCHLLSGSEGTLAFTTEITLQLDDLPPKRSAMVVTHYKTLEDSLSDVAPVMEHSLHTCEMMDKVILDCTKNNREQLKNRFFVEGDPAALLMLEVKAHTEEELQAQIEKLQSTIRKSGLSYASPVLRGAEINMALELRKAGLGLLGNMVGDRKAVACIEDTAVALADLKNFIGEFTQIMKGYGQDAVYYAHAGAGELHLRPILNLKKSEDVRLFRAITTDVAKLTKKYKGSFSGEHGDGIVRAEFIPLMIGKKNYELLKRIKTYFDPQNIFNPGKIVDAYPMDDALRYEIDREEPQVETLFDFSDSEGILKAAEKCNGSGDCRKTHHMKGAMCPSYHATKNEKDTTRGRANALREFLTVSDKPNKFDQKELKAVFDLCLSCKACASECPSNVDVATLKAEFLYQYQEVNGYPLRSKLFAYNTKLNRLGSKVSVLTNAIYDSSVLGGLLKKSAGVAAERSLPKVSSFDFDTYLQKFKNQNSTTKSKVVLYIDEFTNYLDVDLGKDAIELLVRLGYDVELFYAESGRTYISKGFLKQAKKLALDNIGKLKAFVDDGCPVIGLEPSAILTFRDEYKRFSDDTETVAAIALNCYLFEEFMAKEIQKGEITKNNFTSEAKTVKVHNHCHQKALSNQKVTFDILNLPENYSVSIIASGCCGMAGSFGYEKEHYEVSMQIGELKLFPSVRKSDQDVIISANGTSCRHQIYDGTQRKALHPVSILKNALIN, via the coding sequence TTGGATAAAAATTTGCTAAAAAAGTTACAAAACGACCTAGAAGGTGATTTTAAGCTAGATACGCTTACCAAGGCCTTGTATGCTACCGACGCTTCGGTATATCGAAAATCTCCCCTAGGTGTCGCTTTTCCCAAATCGGTCAACGATATCAAAGAATTGGTACGCTTTGCAGGCGAAAATAACATTGGCCTCATTCCCAGAACGGCCGGAACTTCACTGGCTGGGCAATGTGTAGGGGATGGGATTGTTGTGGACGTATCCAAACACTTTACCCAAATACTTCATTTAAATCTAGAAAAAAAGCAGATAACGGTACAGCCTGGGGTCATACGTGATGAGCTCAATCAGTACTTGGAGCCTTATGGCTTGTTCTTTGGACCAAACACATCCACTTCAAATAGATGCATGATAGGGGGTATGGTAGGCAATAATTCTTCCGGAACCACATCAATACAATATGGTGTAACGCGCGACAAGGTAGTTTCGTTAAAAACTGTTTTGTCTGATGGCTCCGAAGCCGATTTTTCTGCACTATCCCCAACCGAGATAGCGGAAAAATCGAATTCAAAAACATTTGAATCTTCTATTTATAAGAATATTTATAAAGAATTGACCAACAAATCTTTACAAAAAGAGATACTTAAAGAGTTCCCAAAACCGGAAATCCACCGAAGAAATACGGGATACGCTGTTGATGAGCTTTTGAAAAGCTCGGTTTTTGGTGGTGAAGCCCCCAACTTAAACCTATGTCATCTTCTTTCGGGCAGTGAAGGCACATTAGCCTTCACAACTGAAATTACTTTACAATTGGATGATTTGCCTCCAAAGCGCTCCGCTATGGTAGTCACCCATTACAAGACCCTGGAAGATTCGTTAAGCGATGTAGCGCCTGTGATGGAACATAGCCTACATACTTGCGAGATGATGGACAAAGTGATATTGGATTGTACCAAAAACAATCGGGAACAGCTGAAAAATCGTTTTTTCGTTGAAGGTGACCCAGCCGCACTGCTGATGCTAGAGGTAAAAGCGCATACTGAGGAAGAACTGCAAGCTCAAATAGAAAAGCTGCAATCTACCATAAGGAAATCCGGTTTGAGCTACGCCAGTCCCGTTTTAAGGGGCGCCGAAATTAACATGGCACTTGAATTACGAAAAGCTGGTTTGGGGCTTTTAGGCAATATGGTCGGTGACCGCAAGGCCGTTGCCTGTATCGAAGATACCGCTGTTGCATTGGCCGACTTAAAGAATTTTATCGGGGAATTCACCCAAATTATGAAGGGGTATGGCCAAGATGCGGTATACTATGCGCATGCCGGTGCAGGTGAACTACACCTTAGACCTATACTTAATCTAAAAAAATCGGAAGATGTACGCCTTTTTAGGGCCATAACCACCGATGTCGCAAAACTCACAAAAAAGTACAAGGGTTCGTTTAGTGGCGAACATGGTGACGGTATCGTACGTGCGGAATTCATACCCCTAATGATCGGCAAAAAAAATTATGAGCTTCTAAAACGCATCAAAACATACTTTGACCCCCAAAATATATTTAATCCCGGTAAAATAGTGGACGCCTATCCAATGGATGACGCATTGCGCTATGAAATAGACAGGGAAGAGCCTCAAGTGGAAACTTTATTCGATTTTTCGGATAGCGAAGGCATTCTAAAAGCTGCAGAAAAGTGTAATGGCAGCGGAGACTGTAGAAAAACACACCATATGAAGGGTGCCATGTGCCCAAGTTATCATGCTACAAAAAATGAAAAGGATACGACCAGGGGGCGTGCCAATGCCCTTCGGGAGTTTTTGACCGTATCGGACAAACCCAATAAATTTGACCAAAAAGAACTCAAAGCGGTTTTTGATTTGTGCCTTAGTTGTAAAGCCTGTGCCAGTGAATGCCCGAGCAATGTGGATGTGGCTACTTTAAAAGCGGAGTTTCTATATCAGTATCAAGAAGTCAACGGCTATCCTTTGCGCAGCAAGCTCTTTGCCTACAACACAAAACTGAACAGATTGGGGAGTAAGGTTTCCGTCCTCACCAATGCCATTTATGACTCTAGCGTATTGGGAGGGTTGTTAAAGAAATCGGCAGGTGTAGCAGCGGAAAGAAGTTTACCCAAAGTATCAAGTTTTGATTTTGATACATATCTTCAGAAGTTTAAAAATCAAAATAGTACAACAAAAAGTAAAGTAGTGTTGTACATTGATGAGTTTACAAACTATTTGGATGTGGACCTAGGGAAAGATGCCATTGAACTATTGGTGCGATTAGGGTATGACGTAGAACTTTTTTATGCCGAAAGTGGCCGCACCTATATCTCTAAAGGCTTTTTAAAACAGGCCAAAAAACTTGCGTTGGACAACATAGGGAAATTGAAGGCTTTTGTTGACGATGGTTGTCCCGTCATTGGTCTGGAACCCTCGGCTATTTTGACTTTTAGGGACGAGTATAAACGATTTTCAGACGATACGGAAACCGTGGCGGCGATAGCCCTTAATTGCTATCTATTCGAAGAGTTTATGGCCAAGGAAATCCAGAAAGGAGAAATTACAAAAAATAACTTTACTTCAGAGGCAAAGACCGTTAAAGTACATAATCACTGCCATCAAAAGGCATTGAGCAATCAAAAGGTGACGTTTGATATATTAAACCTTCCGGAAAATTATTCGGTTTCCATCATAGCCTCGGGCTGTTGTGGTATGGCCGGTTCATTTGGTTACGAAAAAGAGCATTACGAAGTAAGTATGCAGATAGGGGAATTAAAATTATTTCCATCGGTACGTAAATCGGACCAAGATGTTATCATATCCGCGAACGGTACTAGTTGTAGACATCAAATCTATGATGGTACCCAGCGAAAGGCGCTTCATCCCGTGAGCATACTTAAAAATGCGTTAATCAATTGA